The Myxococcales bacterium genomic sequence AGCAGCACGATGAGGAGAGCGATGACGATGGGAAAGCTGCGTTTCATGATGCGTTCAGGGTCATTCGTGAGCCAGCGCTTCGACGGGCTTGATGGCAACGGCCGTGCGGGCGGGGGCCAGCCCGGCCAGCGCGCCCACGAGGGTGAGAATGGCCACGGCCACGAGGGCCTTGGGGAGATCGAGATCGGGAGGCGCGAAGAACTGAGGCCCGCGGGTCTTCGGCATGGACTCGAAGATCTTCTGTGACAAGGCCAGCACACCCACGCCGGCCGAGAGGCCGAGGCCACCCGCAAGCCCCGTGAGCACCACGGCCTCCTCCACGACCTGCGCCATGATCGAACGGGGGGTGGCGCCGATGGCCTTGCGGATGCCGAACTCCCTCGTGCGTTCGTTGATCGAGATCATCAGGATGTTGCTGACGCCGAGCGCACCGGCCAGGAGGGTCATGACCCCCACGATCCACGAGAGCGTGGCGATGCCCAAAAAGAGGTTCGAGAGGCGGCGGAAGTCTTTTTCGCTGTTGTAGCTTTCGATCCCTCCGGGATCGTCGGGGTCCACTTGGTGCCGCCGTTTGAGCAACTGGGCGGCTTGGGCCTCGACCTCGCTCGACGACACACCTTCGTCGAGCAGGATCGTGAAGTAGTGCACTTCATCGCCGCGGCCGTTCATGCGGTTGAAGGTCGAGCGCGGCAGATAGATCCGCCCGTTCATGAAGTCCGCGCGCTCGCCGGACGACTCGGAGTGGAATGTGCCCACCACGTCGAAGGTGGCGCCCTGGATGCGAATCTGCTGGCCGATGGGATCTTCGTCGGGCGTAAAGAGCGTCTCGAAGACCCGCTGCCCGATGACGGCCACTTTGCGGAACTCCGAGAGATCGAGCGGATTCAAAAAGCGTCCCTTGTCGACGACGAGCCCTTCGATCTGTAGGAACTCCGGCACGTCCCCGGATACGGTAAACGTGTCGGAGCGCTCCCGCCGCGACACGGGCGACGTGGCCCCCCAGCCGCCGTGGGTGCGGGGGGCGACGGCCAACACCCCCGGGACCCGCTCGGCCAGGAGCGCGCCATCGCTGCCCATCAAGCGAATTTGCCGGTTCGGGCCGTGGCCCTTGTAGGGCTTCGTGGTGGTGCCCGACCACACGTAGATGGCGTTGCGGGCGAAGCGGCCCAGGCTGCCCATCACGCCGCGCTCGAGGCCTCGCCCGAAGCCCAACATGACGATCAGCATGAACACGCCCCAGAACACCCCGCAAGACGTGAGGAAGGTGCGCAGCCTGTTGCGTCGCAGGGTCTCGAAGACCTCGTTCCACCGATCGAGCGCGCGCATGGCTCACTCCGCGCGGAGCGCCTCCACCGGGTTTACGCGCGCCGCCCGACGCGCCGGCCACAGGCCTGCGAGCAAGCCGGCCACCACGAGGATCAGCGTGGCCATGAGGCCCACGCGCACATCCACCTCGGGGTTGCGGAAGAAGGTGTTGTCGTCGGGCAAGAGCCGGCTGCCGAATTCCACCGTGGCCACGGCGGCCACGAGCCCGAGATAACCGGCGGTGGTCGTCACCAGCAATGCTTCCTCGAGCACCATGAGCACGATCGATGAAGGCTTGGCCCCCAGGGCCTTGCGCACGCCGAACTCCTTCGTGCGCTCTTTGACGGAGATCAGCATGATGTTGCCCACGCCGACCACGCCCGCCAGGATGGTGCCAAGGCCGATGAGCCACACGAAGCTGCGGATGGCCCACAGCACGCCCATCATCTTCTGGTGCATGAAGTGGTTGTTGCGCACGCGAATGGCGCCCTTGTCCGTGGGATCGAAGCCGTGGCGGGCGCCCAGTCTCCGCTTGAGATCGTCCACCACGGCCTCGGCTTCGGCTACGGGCGTGGTGCCCACGGTGAACATGACCCTGTCCACGTCCTTCGTGCCCCCCAGCACCAACTGGCCCGTGGACAGGGGGATGAAGATCGTGTCTTGTTCGCCCTGATCGCCTTCGTCGCTGAAGGTGCCCACGATCGTGAAGGTGCTGCGGCCAATCGAGATGGACTGGCCGAGGGGGTCTTCGCCGCCTGGGAAGAGCACGGAGATCACCTTTTGGCCGGCCACCGCCACCTTGCGGCGCTCCTGGATGTCGAGGTCGTCGAGGTAGCGGCCCCGGCTGATGTTGGTGCGCTCGAGGAACCTGTTCTCTGCGGGAACGGCCTTGACCGAAAAAGCTCCCTGGCGGCCGCGGCGGGACACCGTGGCGTCTTCGCGGGGACGGTAGCGGGCGCTGACGTGGTCGGCCTCGGTGACGGCGTTTTTGACGAAGGTGAAGTCGTCGTTCGTCATGCGAATGATCCGGCCCTTGGGGTGGCCCGCAAAGGCCTTTTGGGTGGGGGAGGGAAACAGCCACACGCTGTTCGTGGCGATGTCGCGAAAGGCACTCTCGGCGCCGTTGGCGAGGCCGTTGCCCGCCGCCAGCAACAAAACCAGCATGAAGATGCCCCAGGCGACGGAGAGCGCGGTCAAGGCCGTGCGCAGCTTGCGGCGCGCGAGCGAGGAGCCCACCTCGCGCCATCGGTCGAGCGTGTTCATGGCGTGGCCGGCTGCGCCCCCGCCCGGGCGGGGGGCTCGGCGTCTCCCTCTTGGATCTGGCCATCACGGATGCGCACCAGGCGGCGGCAGCGCGCGGCCACGTCGGGCTCGTGGGTGACGATCACCAGGGTGACGCCCGCCGCGTTCGCCTCCTCGAGCAGCTCCATGATCTGATGCGAGGTTTTCGTGTCGAGGGCCCCGGTGGGTTCGTCGGCCAACACCAGGCGAGGCCCTGTGACCAAGGCCCGCGCGATGGCGACGCGCTGTTTTTCCCCGCCCGACATCTCCGAAGGCAGGTGCGAGGCGCGGGCCGACAAGCCCACCCGTTCGAGGGCGGCCAACGCCATTTCACGGCGCAGGCGCCGGGGCACGCCCCGGTACTGGAGCGGCAGCTCCACGTTTTCGGTGGCGGTCTTGAGTGCCAACAGGTTGAACGACTGAAAGACGAAGCCCAAAAACCGGTTGCGGTAGTGGGCCGCCCGGCCCTCGCTGAGATCTTTGATCGGGGTGCCGTCGAGGGTGTAGAGCCCTTCGTCGTAGTCGTCCAGGATGCCCAGGATGTTGAGCAGGGTCGACTTGCCCGAGCCTGAAGAGCCCATGATGGCCACCAGCTCTCCGGCCCCGATGTGTAGGTTGATGTTGCGCAGCACAGGCAGCGCGTCTACGCCCGCACGATAGGATTTGCTGATACCGGAAAGCTCGATCATGGGCGGGGGCGCGGGAAAGCCTCGGTAGGATGCCACGGCAGGCGGCCCGGTGCCGGCCCCCGTGCGTGGCCGGCGCGTCTGGTTGTGCGGTGGTTCACGGCGGCATCAGGGCCACCACGGCCTCCCACGCCTCGGTGGTGCCGATGTCTTCGATGATCATCAGCGCCTCCGCGGTGGCCCGATCGGCCCGCACGCCTTTGCGGGTGAGCGCGGCCGCGATGGCCTGGGCCATGGCGAGGCGCGTGGCCAATTCGCGGCGGGCGCGCGCGAACGTGCCGTGATCGGTCCACTCGAAGGACCAGATCACGTCGGCCAGCCAGTCGTTGTACATGTCGCGGGGGCGGCGCACGGTGGTGGCGCGGGCCTCGGCCTTGTCGAAGAAGCGCGCCCAGGGCCGGCCGCGGTGAGGGAAGCGCACGCCTGCGGTTACCGCAAGGATCGCATCGGCAAACCAGGACTTCGCCAGTTCGTACGCCGAATCGTCCTCCTGTTCGTGAAACTCCTTGGCGACGTCGCGCCAGGAGCGCCCGCGGAGCCGGGGAAAGGGCTTGCGCGCGAGCACGGTGAAGGGGTCACGGCCGGCCGCCAAAGCGGCAAGCCAGGGGGCTTCCTCGGCGAGGTAGGTCGCAAAGCCCACGTGGCGACGAGACGTGAGCGAAATCCGCCCCAGCATGCTGCGCTCGGCACGCAAGACCTTGCCCGGGATGCGGATCTCCTCTTCCACCGCGGCGGGGGTGAGGGCGGGACGCTCGCCCAGGGTGCGGCACGAGCAGCGGTGGGCGGTGACCACCCTGCGGCCCACGGGGGTGGCCACGAGCGCGAAGGGGAACTTGCGACAGGTGTCGGGCTTTCCTTCGACACCCAGCTGTGCGTGCACGCCACATAAATGATCCGGGCGCAGGAAGACGCACGTGCCGTCGTCCTTGAAGCGAAACACCTTCGCGCGAATGGAGCTGTCGTAAAAGACGGGATCGCGGTGGAGCCGCTTGACCGGGATGAGCTCGGCCGCCGAGACGGGGCCGAGAAGGTGGATGCTGCTACAGCACAGCCCGTCGGCGAAGCAACGGAAGGCCGCGCCCGGCCGCACCAACAAGGCGTGGCGCTGCGGGCGCGCGGGAGGGGAGGGAGCCGCGGCGTTGCCGGGCCCCCGGGCATGGGGGGTGCTCACGCGACCATCAAGCCCGCGCTTCGAGCACCTGTAAAGCTTTGACGACGAGAGGCGTGGCGAAGGAGAACGTGACCTCGCCCGCGCCTGCCGTGACCGCCCCCGCCGGCAAGCTCAGCGGTTGGCCATCGACCCGCAGCGTGGCGCGCGCACTCGGCTTGTCGAGGCTGAGCGTGAGCCCCTGCAGCGTGAGCTCGCCCGTGGCCAGGCTTATCTTGATCCTCTGACCTCCGGCCGCGCCGTTGCGCTCGTAGTGGCCCGTGGCCGTGGGGGTGGCGAAGAAGAGCCGCAGTTGCCGCTTGGGCACCGTGGGCGCGAACCCCAGCACGCCCTGGTTCTGGGTGAGACCCGCCATGGCGTTCACCGCGGCCCACGCCGACAAAGCCCGGTAATAGTGGCCGCCGAACTCCTGGTGGTCCCAGTAGCGACCCGCTTTGCGGTAGCGCCGATCCACGGTGCGGAATACGTCGAGCCCCTCTTTGTAAAGACCCTCGTACATGAGGAACGACGCAAAGGCCAGCTCGACCCCCGACCAGCAGGTGTTCGCCTGATCCACCCAGATGTGATCGGGGATGTCGGCCCAGGGCGTTTGCCCGGGCCAGCTGCAGTTGCGCAAGCCGAAATCGGGTTTGTACGACAGGTCGAGCACGGCCTCGAGGGCGGACCGCACGTGGGCGCGAGGGACCAGATCGTCCTTGCCGAAAAAGCGCATCGTCCACTGGCCGATCAGCTGATCGGTCAGGCAGCCTTCATCCTTGCCGCCGTGTTTGCCGCCTTCGTCGTTCCACAGGCGGTAGTACTTGCCGTTCCACAAGCGGCTCTCGAAGATCGCCTTACCCTTTTCGTAAAAGGCGGCGTAGCGCTTGGCTGCGGGCTCGTTGCCCAGCGCGCGGGCGCCCGCGGCCATGCCGGCCAGGGCGGCGAGCCACTGCGAGCCGATGTACGCGGCCACCCCGAACATGGGGAAGTTGTCGTAGCTCGACATGATGCCTTCCATGTCGGGCATCGAATCGCCGTCGAGATCCCGCTCTTTCAGGCAGTACTCGAGGGCCTTTTCCATCGAAGGCCACATCTCCTTCAAGAAGGCCTTGTCGCCCGTCCAGAAGAAGTCGCGCATCACCATGCCCACGTACTGGGCGTGTAGATCCAGCCGCCTGTCTACACCGGCCACGCCGGTCTTCTTCTTCGCGAAATCGCGGAGCAGGCCGTGGGCGATCTCACCCGAGGGTTCTTGAATGCCCCGGTGAGCCCGTAAAGTCGAGCGCTGCAACGAGGGAAACAGGGTGGCGATGGGGATCGAGCCGTAGACGCTCACGTCCGTGGTCGCCAGGGGTCCCCAGTGCTTTTCCGGGGTGAGGCCCTCGAGAATGCCGAAGTTGCCGTCTTTGGTGGCCCAGCCGCTGGTGACGAAGGTGTTCAGCTGCGAGTTCACCTGGTCCAGCACCACGGGGTCGGCGTCGCTGTCATAGAACGCGTCCACGAAGGCCTGCGTGCGGCCCCGCAGGTCGGCCTTGTGCGTGGCCACGTGGCGGGCCACCTCGGCCGCCGACTTGAACGTGCGGGCGTAGTAGGCGCCCTCAATGCGCGTTTTGTCCTCGTTCCACATGTTGGGAAAGTGCCAGGCCATGACGAAGCCGTGAGAAAAGCCCTGGCGGGGCGCAAGCGACGCCGAGCGGGCCAGCGTGTTGAACGTGCGGGGCAAGGCAAAGCGTTTGCCCGTGGCCTTGTCTTTCGTGGTGCGCTTGGCGGTTTCGTCGAGCCCGGGCAAGGTTTTGCTGCGCAGCACGCGCTCGAAGTAAGGGTGCCGGTGTTCCCACCCGAGGTAGTGGGTGGTCTCGTCCGAAAGAGACAGCAGCGCCAGGGTGCCATTCGAGCTGTGATCGGCAGGCAGACCCGTGGCGCCGGCCTCGAACCCCTTCCACCCCGTACCCTCGAAGCGCGTGGCGCTGTAGAGCTTTTCCTTGACGTCGTAGCCTGCGACGTTGCGCTGGCAGGCCATGAGCATCACGTCGACCGGCTTGCGCGACTTGTTCGTGACCTGGAAATCGAAACAGATGGCGGGCAGCGTGGAGCTGTCCACGTCGTGAGGAACGAAGGGGCTAAACGCCTCGAGGGTGATCTCCACGGGCATCTCGGGATCCGTGAACACCAACTCAGCCTGGGGGAACCGGGCGCTGTACGTGATCGTCTGAACGCCGGTCATCCAGGGAAACTCGTAGACGTGCACGTCGACGGTGCCCACCCTGTGGCCGCCCTCGATCTGCAGCAGTTTGATGCGCGGCTCTTGTCCCGGCACCTCGTAGCGCAGCTTGAAGAACATGATGTCGTCTTGCTCGAACCCCAGGTGGGGGCCCGTGCCCCGGGGGGCGTTGTTGAACGCGCTCCACTCGTAAAAGCGACCGTCCTTGCGCAGCTCGGCGCCTCCAGCCCCGACGCCTCCCAAAGTCACGCCGCTGCGGGGCCGATCGTCGTGGCGCATCACCTCTTTGTAGGGCGGCGGGGTCCGGCGGGCGGCAAGGGCGGCGCGGGGCGAGGGCCAGGCGGGAAGGAGCAGGCTGCCGGCGGTGCCGAAGGTGGCGCCCGCCAGGAGGTCTCGTCGCTTCATGAAGTCTCCTAGAGGAAGGGGGGGGGCTGGGGGGGGACCCTTCGAGGGGGGCCCCAAGGAATAAGGTGCGCCCCGGTCGAGGAAGAAGGGGGCACGTGGCTCGGAAAAGGCTGACACGCTCCCCGGATTGTGGGGCCCTGTCAAGGCGATCCGATGTCACGGGGATCACAGGATTCTGCGCCGAAGCCGCGGGTGGCCGCAGGGCCCGGCGGACGAGCCCCCTGGGGCTAAGGCCGCGCGGAGTTTGGAGCGCGGGACGGCAAGAGCACTTTGATGAGCGCCTGGGGCCGCCGGATCATGTCCGCCAGCGTGTA encodes the following:
- a CDS encoding YkgJ family cysteine cluster protein; translation: MSTPHARGPGNAAAPSPPARPQRHALLVRPGAAFRCFADGLCCSSIHLLGPVSAAELIPVKRLHRDPVFYDSSIRAKVFRFKDDGTCVFLRPDHLCGVHAQLGVEGKPDTCRKFPFALVATPVGRRVVTAHRCSCRTLGERPALTPAAVEEEIRIPGKVLRAERSMLGRISLTSRRHVGFATYLAEEAPWLAALAAGRDPFTVLARKPFPRLRGRSWRDVAKEFHEQEDDSAYELAKSWFADAILAVTAGVRFPHRGRPWARFFDKAEARATTVRRPRDMYNDWLADVIWSFEWTDHGTFARARRELATRLAMAQAIAAALTRKGVRADRATAEALMIIEDIGTTEAWEAVVALMPP
- a CDS encoding ABC transporter permease — encoded protein: MNTLDRWREVGSSLARRKLRTALTALSVAWGIFMLVLLLAAGNGLANGAESAFRDIATNSVWLFPSPTQKAFAGHPKGRIIRMTNDDFTFVKNAVTEADHVSARYRPREDATVSRRGRQGAFSVKAVPAENRFLERTNISRGRYLDDLDIQERRKVAVAGQKVISVLFPGGEDPLGQSISIGRSTFTIVGTFSDEGDQGEQDTIFIPLSTGQLVLGGTKDVDRVMFTVGTTPVAEAEAVVDDLKRRLGARHGFDPTDKGAIRVRNNHFMHQKMMGVLWAIRSFVWLIGLGTILAGVVGVGNIMLISVKERTKEFGVRKALGAKPSSIVLMVLEEALLVTTTAGYLGLVAAVATVEFGSRLLPDDNTFFRNPEVDVRVGLMATLILVVAGLLAGLWPARRAARVNPVEALRAE
- a CDS encoding ABC transporter permease → MRALDRWNEVFETLRRNRLRTFLTSCGVFWGVFMLIVMLGFGRGLERGVMGSLGRFARNAIYVWSGTTTKPYKGHGPNRQIRLMGSDGALLAERVPGVLAVAPRTHGGWGATSPVSRRERSDTFTVSGDVPEFLQIEGLVVDKGRFLNPLDLSEFRKVAVIGQRVFETLFTPDEDPIGQQIRIQGATFDVVGTFHSESSGERADFMNGRIYLPRSTFNRMNGRGDEVHYFTILLDEGVSSSEVEAQAAQLLKRRHQVDPDDPGGIESYNSEKDFRRLSNLFLGIATLSWIVGVMTLLAGALGVSNILMISINERTREFGIRKAIGATPRSIMAQVVEEAVVLTGLAGGLGLSAGVGVLALSQKIFESMPKTRGPQFFAPPDLDLPKALVAVAILTLVGALAGLAPARTAVAIKPVEALAHE
- a CDS encoding ABC transporter ATP-binding protein translates to MIELSGISKSYRAGVDALPVLRNINLHIGAGELVAIMGSSGSGKSTLLNILGILDDYDEGLYTLDGTPIKDLSEGRAAHYRNRFLGFVFQSFNLLALKTATENVELPLQYRGVPRRLRREMALAALERVGLSARASHLPSEMSGGEKQRVAIARALVTGPRLVLADEPTGALDTKTSHQIMELLEEANAAGVTLVIVTHEPDVAARCRRLVRIRDGQIQEGDAEPPARAGAQPATP